From one Nodosilinea sp. PGN35 genomic stretch:
- the uvrC gene encoding excinuclease ABC subunit UvrC: MTTAQPTTLVNDPDRLEARLKEIPKEPGVYFMKDGRDQTLYIGKSKCLRTRVRSYFRDFHGHMPRIAVMVMQIVEIEFIVTDTEAEALALEANLIKQNQPHFNVLLKDDKKYPYLCVTWSEDYPRIFITRKRRKSLKDRYYGPYVDVGLLRSTLHLVKRIFPLRQRPQPVHRDRPCLNYDIGRCPGVCQQLISPEDYHKTLQRVVMVFQGRTTELVDILTAQMERAAEDLKFELAARLRDQIRGLERLCADQKVALPDDTVSRDAIALAADDKHACVQIFQVRAGRLVGRLGFTADAESGTPGAILQRVLEDHYQTVEAVEIPAVILAQHELPEGDMLAQYLSQRRGRKVSVEVPQRQTKADLIDMVERNAQYELARTQAAADRNIQALQDLAVALDLPDLPKRIEGYDISHIQGSDAVASQVVFVDGMAAKQHYRHYKIKNPEVKPGHSDDFASMAEVIRRRFRRYATDPTKQRLGNPDWPDLVMIDGGKGQLSAVVEVLRELNLLQDLNVVSLAKKREEIFLPGESIPLPTEADQPGVQLLRRLRDEAHRFAISFHRKKRTDRMRRSRLSEIPGLGQHRQKELLAAFRSIDYIREASPEQLATVPGIGPQLAQQIYEYFHPQAEEIEEMV, translated from the coding sequence GTGACTACGGCTCAACCCACCACCCTGGTCAACGACCCCGATCGCCTGGAGGCTCGGCTCAAAGAGATTCCCAAGGAGCCGGGGGTCTACTTTATGAAGGACGGTCGCGACCAGACCCTTTACATCGGCAAGTCGAAGTGTCTGCGCACTCGGGTGCGGTCGTACTTCCGCGACTTCCACGGCCACATGCCGCGCATCGCCGTCATGGTGATGCAGATTGTCGAGATCGAGTTTATTGTCACCGACACCGAGGCCGAGGCCCTGGCCCTAGAGGCCAATTTAATTAAGCAAAACCAGCCGCACTTTAACGTGCTGCTGAAGGATGACAAGAAGTACCCCTACCTCTGCGTCACCTGGTCAGAGGACTACCCCCGCATTTTCATCACCCGCAAGCGGCGCAAGAGCCTCAAGGATCGCTACTACGGCCCCTACGTGGATGTGGGCCTGCTGCGCAGCACCCTGCACCTAGTGAAGCGGATTTTTCCCCTGCGCCAGCGGCCCCAGCCCGTCCACCGCGATCGCCCCTGCCTCAACTACGACATTGGCCGCTGCCCCGGCGTCTGCCAGCAGCTGATCTCCCCGGAGGACTACCACAAGACCCTCCAGCGCGTTGTCATGGTGTTCCAGGGCCGCACCACCGAGCTGGTGGACATACTCACTGCCCAGATGGAGCGAGCTGCCGAAGACCTCAAGTTTGAGCTGGCGGCCCGGCTGCGGGATCAGATTCGCGGCCTGGAGCGGCTCTGCGCCGACCAGAAGGTGGCCCTGCCGGACGACACCGTGTCGCGGGATGCGATCGCCCTGGCCGCCGACGACAAGCACGCCTGCGTGCAGATCTTTCAGGTGCGGGCCGGTCGCCTGGTGGGCCGTCTGGGCTTTACCGCCGATGCCGAATCGGGCACCCCCGGCGCGATTCTCCAGCGGGTGCTCGAAGACCACTACCAGACCGTAGAGGCGGTGGAAATTCCGGCGGTGATTCTCGCCCAGCATGAGCTGCCCGAGGGCGACATGCTGGCCCAGTACCTGAGCCAGCGGCGGGGCCGTAAGGTCTCGGTGGAGGTGCCCCAGCGCCAGACCAAGGCCGACCTGATCGATATGGTCGAGCGCAACGCCCAGTACGAGCTGGCCCGCACCCAGGCCGCCGCCGATCGCAACATTCAGGCCCTGCAAGACCTGGCCGTGGCCCTGGATCTACCCGACCTGCCCAAGCGCATCGAGGGCTACGACATCTCCCACATTCAGGGCTCCGACGCCGTCGCCTCCCAGGTGGTGTTTGTCGATGGTATGGCCGCCAAGCAGCACTACCGCCACTACAAGATCAAAAACCCCGAGGTGAAGCCGGGCCACTCCGACGACTTCGCCAGTATGGCCGAGGTGATTCGCCGCCGCTTTCGCCGCTACGCCACCGACCCCACCAAGCAGCGCCTGGGCAACCCCGACTGGCCCGACCTGGTGATGATCGACGGCGGCAAGGGCCAGCTCTCGGCGGTGGTCGAAGTGCTGCGGGAACTCAACCTGCTGCAAGATCTCAACGTGGTCAGCCTGGCCAAAAAGCGCGAAGAAATTTTCTTGCCGGGCGAATCGATCCCGCTGCCCACCGAAGCCGACCAGCCTGGGGTACAGCTGCTGCGCCGCCTGCGCGACGAGGCCCACCGCTTTGCCATCAGCTTCCACCGCAAGAAGCGGACGGATCGGATGCGGCGATCGCGCCTCTCCGAGATTCCCGGCCTCGGCCAGCACCGTCAGAAAGAGCTGCTGGCCGCCTTCCGCTCCATCGACTACATCCGCGAGGCCAGCCCTGAGCAGTTGGCCACTGTCCCCGGCATTGGCCCGCAATTGGCGCAGCAGATCTATGAGTACTTTCATCCTCAGGCGGAGGAGATTGAGGAGATGGTGTAG
- a CDS encoding ABA4-like family protein, protein MTVDANLLELLFSGANLFVLPFWTLMVLVPNAKLTRAVMGSLLPFAALAGLYLFLFVTSFTNVEGIEALSNPNLGLGDLAAIFAQPHVTATGWVHFLAFDLFVGRWIYWQGQESGVFTRHSLALCLFAGPLGLLSHLVTDALWQRFAKGTVEEVVG, encoded by the coding sequence ATGACCGTCGATGCCAATTTGCTAGAGCTGCTGTTTAGCGGTGCCAACCTCTTCGTGCTGCCCTTTTGGACGCTGATGGTGCTGGTGCCCAACGCCAAGCTCACCCGCGCCGTGATGGGGTCGCTGCTGCCCTTTGCTGCCCTGGCCGGGCTGTACCTGTTTCTCTTCGTTACCAGCTTTACCAACGTCGAAGGCATCGAAGCCCTCTCTAACCCCAACCTCGGCCTGGGCGACCTGGCGGCGATCTTTGCCCAGCCCCACGTCACCGCCACCGGCTGGGTACACTTTCTCGCCTTCGACCTGTTTGTCGGTCGCTGGATCTACTGGCAGGGTCAGGAAAGCGGCGTTTTCACCCGCCATTCCCTCGCTCTGTGCCTGTTTGCTGGCCCCCTGGGGCTGCTGTCGCACCTGGTGACCGACGCGCTGTGGCAGCGGTTTGCGAAGGGGACGGTGGAGGAGGTGGTGGGTTGA